CGAGTGCTGGGTCGGTCACCCCGGCCGTGCTACCCTTTCGGGTGTGGCTGAACCGCTGTCCGAGGAAGAAGCGGCATGGGTAGCCGAGGATGACCAGTTGCGTGCTCGCGCGCGTGCGTTTGCAGAGCAACACGACCGCGACGAGAAGTCCATCTATCGGACGCTGAAGAACTTGCGCAGATCTCCGGCCGAACGCCTGCGCCTGGGGTTACGCCATGCCAGACTCCATCCTGACCAGCGCCGAGCAGACCCTGTTACGTGAGCTCATCGCCCGCGGAGTGCGTTTCATGGTAGTAGGCATGAGCGCAGCGCTGATGCAGGGCGCACGCGGCGCCACGGAGGACATCGACCTGTGGTTCGAGAACGTAACTGACTCGCGCATCGGCGAGGCAGTGAAGGCGGCCGGAGGCATCTGGGTTTCCGGAAGCTTCGGCATGGGCCCGCCACGCATAGGGGGAGAAGAACTGAGCGAACGTTTCGACGTAGTAGTCCACATGAGTGGTCTCGAGAGATTCGCAACCGAGTTCCAACACGTACGCTATGAGACCGTGGACGGAATAGACATTCCTATCATCCCCCTCAATCGCGTTCTTGTGAGCAAACGAGCGGCAAATCGGACCAAAGACCGCGCGCAGCTCGCAGCCATCGAGGATGCGCTGCTGCTACTGGAGGCTGCCGGCGAGCGCACGTAACGCCTCCTCACAAGCGTTGAACGCCTCCCTGCAGGCGCAACAGCGCTGGGCGCGATGGATCGCAATCGAGGTGGCAATGCTACTTTGCCCCGACGCTTATCCCGCCTCGAAGCCGCTCGTCAGCTCCTGCAGCTCCTGCGTCACCAGCTCCTGGCGTAGATGGTTGTGCGCGAGCTTGAGCTCATCGAGCTTGTTGTCTGCGTTGTGCGTCGCTGCGTCGGTCGTGCGCAGGCGCGCGGCCTGTTCGGCGGCGTGAGCCTCGACCGCGGCCTGATAGAGCGCGACGTAGGTCCACTCCTCCAGCAGTCGGAACACCGTGTCGTGCTCCTTTGCATAGGTGTGCGGGGGCAGGCGCGGCAGCGCCTCTTTGGGCACGGCGAGGGCCTGGCGCACTACCGGGTAGACGCGCACGACCTGTGGCCGTGCACTGCCGGAGCTCTGTTGCCGCGTGTAGACGACATCAATGCCGTCCCAGCCGCCGCGCTCCAGCTCCGGCAGCATGAGACCGGCAAGGCTCTCCACCAGGCCGTCGATCCCGTGCAGGGAGCTGGGCGCGGCAAAGGCGGCCAGCGTGGCCTCCCCACGAGCTTCCAATAACTCAGCCGTGCGCAGCCCCACTGCGACGAGCCCCGCTCTGCGCTCACCCTGCTCTCGCACGTGCGCGATAGCGCACTGCACGACGCGCCGCGGCAGCGCCCCGCACAAGCCCTGGTCCGTGCCGAGCGCGATGGTCACCACACTGCGACACGGGGGCGGTGTGAGGGCCGGGCTTCTCAGCCACGCCAGGGTCGTCGCAAGCTGGCGCTCGTAGCTGCGCAGCGCCTCGATCACGCTTGCGGCATTGCGCATTTGTACTGCAGACAGCGCGCGCATGGTGGAAACGACGCTGCGCACGGTCTGCACGCTCTTGATGCGCTTTTCGACGCCTTGCAGATCCGTCATGTCCCGAGCTCCGCATGACTCGCCGCCACCGCCGCTCGATCCTCCTCGCTGGGGGCGCGACCGTGCTCGAATGCCAAGAGCAGCTCGGGATGGCGTTGCCGCAGGTGCTGTCGCAG
This is a stretch of genomic DNA from Pseudomonadota bacterium. It encodes these proteins:
- a CDS encoding F0F1 ATP synthase subunit gamma; the protein is MTDLQGVEKRIKSVQTVRSVVSTMRALSAVQMRNAASVIEALRSYERQLATTLAWLRSPALTPPPCRSVVTIALGTDQGLCGALPRRVVQCAIAHVREQGERRAGLVAVGLRTAELLEARGEATLAAFAAPSSLHGIDGLVESLAGLMLPELERGGWDGIDVVYTRQQSSGSARPQVVRVYPVVRQALAVPKEALPRLPPHTYAKEHDTVFRLLEEWTYVALYQAAVEAHAAEQAARLRTTDAATHNADNKLDELKLAHNHLRQELVTQELQELTSGFEAG